From Chelatococcus sp. YT9, a single genomic window includes:
- the rsmA gene encoding 16S rRNA (adenine(1518)-N(6)/adenine(1519)-N(6))-dimethyltransferase RsmA — MSATPEKPLAFDGLPPLREVVRAHGLMAVKSLGQNFLFDLNLTGRIARAAGPLEGVTVVEVGPGPGGLTRALLTHGAAHVVAIERDHRCLAALAEIAAHYPGRLTVIEGDALEADITPHLGAGPARVVANLPYNVATPLLVGWLTASPWPSWWDSLTLMFQREVAERIVASPDKPKDYGRLSVLAGWRTEASILFDVPGSAFVPPPKVTSSIVRLVPRVDPLPCATRALETVAQAAFGQRRKMLRQSLKSLGVDPLLLLEPAGIPPTARAEEVPVEGFIAMANAFSALK, encoded by the coding sequence ATGAGCGCGACCCCGGAAAAGCCTCTCGCCTTCGACGGCCTGCCGCCGCTGCGCGAGGTGGTGCGCGCCCATGGCCTTATGGCCGTGAAGTCTCTCGGCCAGAATTTCCTCTTCGATCTCAACCTCACCGGCCGCATCGCGCGGGCGGCGGGGCCGCTCGAAGGCGTGACGGTGGTCGAGGTGGGCCCCGGTCCGGGGGGCCTCACGCGCGCGCTCCTCACCCACGGCGCCGCACATGTGGTGGCGATCGAGCGGGATCATCGCTGTCTCGCCGCGCTGGCGGAGATCGCGGCTCATTATCCCGGCCGGCTGACAGTCATCGAAGGGGATGCGCTCGAGGCCGACATCACGCCGCATCTCGGTGCCGGCCCCGCGCGCGTTGTCGCCAATCTCCCTTACAACGTGGCGACGCCGCTGTTGGTGGGCTGGCTCACAGCGTCGCCTTGGCCGTCCTGGTGGGATTCGCTTACGCTCATGTTCCAGCGCGAGGTGGCTGAGCGGATCGTCGCCAGCCCTGACAAGCCGAAGGACTACGGCCGCCTCTCGGTCCTCGCCGGCTGGCGGACCGAAGCGTCGATCCTCTTCGACGTTCCGGGCTCGGCCTTCGTGCCCCCGCCGAAGGTGACGTCATCTATTGTCCGGCTTGTGCCCCGCGTCGATCCCCTGCCCTGCGCGACCCGCGCCCTTGAGACAGTTGCACAGGCGGCGTTTGGACAACGCCGCAAGATGTTGCGTCAGAGCCTGAAGAGCCTGGGCGTCGACCCTCTCTTGCTGCTGGAACCGGCGGGGATACCGCCGACGGCCCGCGCCGAGGAAGTGCCCGTCGAGGGCTTCATCGCAATGGCGAATGCCTTCTCAGCGTTGAAGTAG
- the pdxA gene encoding 4-hydroxythreonine-4-phosphate dehydrogenase PdxA, with protein sequence MRKARPASTRPATADPSTLPLALTQGDPAGIGAEIAIKAWLQRDSEAIPPFFILSDPDFIAARAARLGLPLPIATVTPETTLSAFAEALPVVPVNHSVAVEPGAPSASTAASTIAAIDMAVALTFAGRAAAVVTNPIAKHVLYEAGFRHPGHTEYLAALSAQHAPGKGSEPLPVMMLWSPALAVVPVTIHVALAEVPRLLTTPLIVQTARIVARDLTSRFGIRSPRLAFAGLNPHAGEGGAMGREDIETIAPAIAALRGDGIDARGPLPADTLFHAAARASYDAVLCMYHDQALIPIKTIAFDDAVNVTLGLPIVRTSPDHGTAFDIAARGIARADSLCAALRLAARLAATPTAAAP encoded by the coding sequence GTGAGGAAGGCCCGGCCCGCGTCCACGCGGCCCGCGACGGCCGATCCCAGTACTCTCCCCCTGGCCTTGACCCAGGGGGATCCGGCTGGAATCGGGGCGGAAATTGCGATCAAGGCCTGGCTGCAACGCGATAGCGAGGCGATTCCGCCCTTTTTCATCTTGTCGGACCCCGACTTCATTGCCGCTCGCGCGGCGCGTCTCGGCCTTCCTCTGCCAATCGCGACCGTAACGCCTGAGACGACCCTTTCGGCCTTTGCCGAAGCTCTTCCAGTCGTGCCCGTCAATCATTCCGTTGCGGTGGAGCCAGGCGCACCTTCCGCATCGACCGCCGCCTCCACAATTGCCGCGATCGACATGGCCGTGGCGCTCACCTTCGCCGGTCGGGCCGCCGCGGTGGTAACGAACCCGATCGCCAAGCATGTCTTGTATGAGGCCGGCTTTCGCCATCCCGGGCATACTGAGTATCTTGCGGCGCTATCTGCGCAACATGCTCCCGGCAAGGGCTCTGAGCCCCTGCCGGTGATGATGCTGTGGTCGCCGGCGCTCGCCGTGGTGCCCGTAACGATCCATGTCGCGTTGGCAGAGGTCCCTCGCCTTCTGACCACCCCGCTGATCGTCCAGACTGCACGGATCGTCGCGCGGGATCTCACGTCGCGCTTCGGGATCAGGTCTCCGCGGCTCGCCTTTGCCGGACTTAATCCCCACGCGGGCGAAGGTGGCGCCATGGGGCGGGAGGACATAGAGACCATCGCGCCCGCGATCGCCGCCCTGCGCGGTGACGGCATCGATGCGCGCGGCCCCCTTCCGGCGGATACTCTCTTTCACGCGGCGGCGCGGGCAAGCTACGATGCCGTTCTCTGCATGTATCATGACCAGGCACTGATCCCCATCAAGACCATCGCCTTCGACGATGCCGTCAATGTCACGCTCGGCCTGCCGATCGTGCGCACATCACCCGACCACGGCACGGCCTTCGACATCGCCGCGCGAGGCATCGCCCGAGCGGACAGTCTTTGCGCGGCGCTACGACTTGCCGCCCGCCTTGCCGCAACGCCAACTGCCGCGGCACCATGA